From a single Lolium rigidum isolate FL_2022 chromosome 7, APGP_CSIRO_Lrig_0.1, whole genome shotgun sequence genomic region:
- the LOC124675227 gene encoding uncharacterized protein LOC124675227 translates to MDGRREGELEAHRWPTCPKEARERDPASTPAAILILALIGATVTTAAVGQLRRTASWFYTQSSRSQQHVYWEDAPRGSNRYGDAWRYYRRTRETNEDQRERVERIKRMQDMFKKERSKCRDYRTRDGYNPSYNQHTRRDDWYGDTESSYANQRANFRSRPREAVSCSMSHHYSVLGLSRARSEPFSDAEIKNAFRRKAMEYHPDQNQNNKEVAEAKFKEVMISYEAIKLERQNGSC, encoded by the exons ATGGACGGCCGCCGCGAGGGCGAGCTGGAGGCGCACCGGTGGCCCACGTGTCCCAAGGAGGCGCGGGAGAGGGACCCCGCCTCCACACCAGCTGCAATCCTCATCCTCGCCCTCATCGGCGCCACCGTCACCACCGCCGCC GTTGGTCAACTGCGCCGGACGGCTAGCTGGTTCTAcacccag TCTAGCAGGTCTCAACAACACGTCTACTGGGAAGACGCACCCCGTGGCTCGAACCGGTATGGTGATGCCTGGCGCTATTACCGGAGGACGCGTGAGACAAACGAGGATCAGAGGGAGAGAGTG GAACGCATCAAGCGCATGCAAGATATGTTCAAAAAGGAGAGAAGTAAATGTCGGGATTACAGAACTCGAGATGGCTATAATCCAAGCTATAATCAGCATACTCGAAGGGATGACTGGTATGGGGACACAGAATCATCTTATGCTAATCAAAGAGCAAATTTTAGATCGAGACCCAGAGAAGCTGTGAGTTGCAGCATGTCACATCATTATTCTGTCTTGGGCCTAAGCAG GGCAAGATCAGAGCCATTTTCAGATGCTGAAATTAAG AATGCTTTTAGGAGAAAAGCCATGGAGTACCATCCAGACCAAAACCAAAACAACAAAG AGGTTGCTGAGGCAAAATTCAAAGAGGTGATGATTTCTTATGAAGCAATAAAATTAGAAAGGCAAAATGGAAGTTGCTAG